CGATCAATTTGAATACGCTAACACCGCTTTTTGTCAAGAAGACGTCATTAACCGTTAGACCGTAATTGATTTTATAGCCAAGCACATTCACAAAACGAGACTTTGCAGAATCAGGATTGAGTACGATATTGCCATCTTCATCCACCGGTGCCTTGTTGCTTTCATAACCACCAAATACGTAATCGGTACCAACTTGGGTATTTGCTATTTGGATGAGATGATCTTTGATTTCCTGGATTTCTTTGGATATAGCCTGTCTTTGGTCTGCGGTGAGAACTCCGTTGGCACTCTGGACGATCAACTCTCTGAGTCTTTGATAAACACTGCTGACTTCTTGAAGAGAAGCATCATAGGATTGGAGAATATTTTGAGCATAATCTACGTTTCCTTTGTATTGTTCGAGTTCTCGTAATCGGCTTTCAATCTTGGCTGCTCTTGTCGCAACAACGGCATTATCGCTCGGGTATCTGACCATCTTACCAGAGGAGAGTTGATCATGGAGTTTTGCGATTCTCTTAATACTGCCTTGGATGTTGTTCAAAACCCTGTCACTTATCATCTTATCTGTGATTCTCATTTAAATCACCTTCCCACTACTCCCATGTTGTCTATTACCCTACCAATCATTTCATCTATACTTGTGATTACCCTTGCTGCAGCATTGAAAGCATGTTGATATTTGATCATGTTTGTCATCTCTTCGTCTAAGGAAACTCCCTTTATACTTTCCCTTGATTGGTCTATCTCGCTTCTGAGAAGTTCGGTATTACTCTTGAGATTTGAAGCTGTCTCGGATTCAACACCCAACTCCGCAATGATTCCAGTCATAAACTCATAAAAGCTTTCCTTACCATCAGCCAAAAGAGTTTCATATCTGGATGAAGATATCAGATTCATTATCTGTGTGTTGCTCTCACCTGTTGGTAAGAAACTAACGGCATTCCACGTAGTATTTGCTAAGGTCTTTCCAATATCGACTGCGAGAGACTCAGCATTGCTCAAAAGCGCATTTGAAACTGACCATTGATCAACAAAAAAGTAAGGTTCATAACTCTCGCGCTTATCGACGGTTAAAAGTTCGCTCAAAGATAGCCTGTCTCTAACAGTTTCAAAATCTTCATTTCTCGATATGAGTGTGTAATTGGTTGTCCAATCGGCATTGAAATTTGTTGGATCATTATTTGTATCTATGAAACCAAGGGCTTCGAACAATCCCTGCGGTCCAGTTATGTTGAACGATTTCAGATCGAATTCGTAACTACGGCCGGCTCTCAGTACGAATGCGCCGTGTGGGGTTAAGTCTGCGACAATACCTGTACTTGCGGAATTTATTTTAGTTACGAAATCCTGCAATGTATCTACAGTGGGATCGACGTGAATAGATGTGTTATTTATCACAAGATCAAAGCCCATCGTTGGGTCGAAATTGGTTGTGCCTGCAAAGATGTTTTCCAATGTTTCAGACACATCAAGTGCGGAATATGTAATCTTATTTGCCTGTGCCTGTACGAGAAAACCACCTTCATCTGTAATACTGATTCTATCGATATTGAATTCGAGATTACTGTTCGGAATGAGTACAAGCGTGTTGTTTGTAATCGCTGCTTTTATATTTATCAACTGTGAATTGATTTGATCTACTAAATCATTCAAAGTTGTTGATCCATCTATTGTCAAATCAAGTGTCTCTGTGAGTTTACTGCCATCGGCAAGGGTCTCTTGAAATGACAGTGTATAGTTACCGGACTCAATTTTTGATAGATCGGATATTGTCAATAATTGAAGTTCTTTTGTCTTGAACCCCATTCTTGTCAAGACATTACCGTTGTCAATTACCAGGGCATCTCTTAAATTAATTGTGCTGTCAAAATAGAGCCTGTAAGTTGTATTAATCCCGTCTGAGCTGTGTTGTCCCACATTCAAGGAAAGCCATGTACTTGATAGGTTCAAGATCAGATCTTGTACCATACTTCCATTGCTCACGGTCACCGATGTTGTATTACTACCATCAAAAAGTGTCAGTTCTCCATCCGAAGTGAAGGTGATATTCTCAAGCTGTGAGATATCTGAGTAACCTGTCAAACCTGTTGCGTAATAGATAGGACCATTCATCATCTTTCTGCTTCCAAGAATTCGATATATGGCAGGATCATCTGCACTATATGTTGAGGTTATGGGATTAAAGAGATTCAAACCAGTGATATTACCGGAAGAATCAAAACCTTCTCTGTGTATGAGATTCAATTTATCACTAAGGGTGAGTGCAAATTCATCAAGATAGCTCATGTACTTGACTATGGTATTATCTCTGAGATCGAGTAGGGCTTTAATCTTTCCATCGGCTACTGTTACCCTTGAATTTCCAACAAAGAGTTCATAAAAACCTTTTGCATAAGGTCTTTCGAGCGCTCTTATTTCTGTTTGGACAGAGCCTGATAACACAACCTGATCTCCAAACATCAATATCGTCTGGCCATCTTTTGTCTCATAATGAGAGATATTTGCATATTGAGAAAGTTCGTCCAAAATTCTGTCACGTTCATCGAGTAGATCATTTGGAGTTGATTTTAAAGCAGTTGCTATCCGCACTTGTTCGTTGATCTTTGCAAGATTAGCGACGAGTGAATTGACTTTATCAACCGTTTGAGATATTTCATTATTTATATCTTCTCTGAGTTGTTGAAGTCGAAGGTAAAAATCTTTTATGTTGGTTACCATTTGCTGAGCAGAAGTTACGAATTCTCTTTTGGCTGCTACATTGGTAGGATCGGTTATTATTTCTTCTGCCGTTGACATGAAGTAATCATACAAACTGGTGATCCCAGATTCGCTCGATCCTGTGAGAAGTTGCTCGATATAATGGAGATTCGAATAGGTTGTATCAAAATAGGTGTACCTATTGGTGACTTGTCTGTACTGGAGATCGAGAAAAAGATCTCTGACCCGCTGAATATCCTTTACCTGTGAGCCGGTACCGATTGTCAAAATATTGGAAAATTGTAAAGTCAAAGGTGGTGTTGTGACGATAATAGGTCTTTGTCGTGAGTATCCTTCTGTACTGGCATTTGCAATGTTGTGACCCACGACATTCATTGCAAGCTTGTGTGTGTAAATACCTAAAAGAGCTGTGTTCAAAGAACCAAAGAGACTGAGGTTTGCCAATTCATTTTTCCTCCTTCTCTTGATTTTTCTACCGATTGATTTTACAGTCCTAAATGATTATCGTCACAAACAAGAACAAGATTAGCTTTCTACTTCAAATCGGTGGGATGCATCTTTTCTCAAAGAGGCTTTTTCATTGTATGTGGGAGATTCCTGAGGATTTAAGAGTTTTATCAAAACGTCCATATAACGAAGCTGAAAATCTGATAATTGTTTAAGTCTTTCAATCTCAAATGCCATATTGTTCAATTGCTCAGTTACTTTGAAGAGTTTTTCCAAAAGTAAGCCACCCGTGGTTTTTGCAAAATTGTAGAAAGATAAATCCTGGGGCAGGTTCATGGTGGTTTTCAAATTTTGGAAGATATCTTTTCTTTTCTCGTCTATATTTTCAAAAATATGCAACATCTCTTCCAAATTACTTATCGTCGAGGAAAGTTGTGATATATTTTTTGATATCACAGCCTGCTCATGCTCTTTTAAGATATTGTTTATTTGCAACAACAAATTTTCCTCTTGAGAGAGGATATCGATTAACTCATTCATATTCAGAGCTCTCTGAGTATGTGCTTTGCCACGCGCTCGGGATCTATATTATAAATGTTTTGTTCAATCGCTTTTTTGATCTCTTCAACAAATTTCTCTCTGACTTCCGGTGCTTCTTTCGCACCTTTTATGAGTTCTGCGATATTTATAAAGGTACCAGATCTCTCTGTTGAGGCTAAGGACTCAGATTTTGTCTTCTTTTCTGTTTTTTCAACACTACTGGGTTGTTGGAAGGGAACCGGGCCACCAACCTTACCTATTTCCTGCATTTGTTAACCCTCCTTTTGTATAATCGTCAATATGAGAGAAAACTTTAGTGGAGGTGTTGTTTCACTGTACAGAAATATCGGTAGATATGTTGAAAATGACTCATTCATTCACAAAAGTACCTGTTTATCAAAACTCTTACTGATATTATGCACCACATTGAGTGTATTTATCACCAGCAACTATTTTTATTTTACCATATTAATAACTATGCTGTGGTGTTTGGCCATTCTTTCAAAAGTACGCCTTTCGTATTTTCTCAGAGATATTCAAAGTGCGTGGTTTCTAATGTTACTCGCTTTTTTATTTCAAATTATCTATGGCGTCAATTTGCATGTTCTTGAAACTGCCATTACAAATGTTCTGAGAATTTTCTCTATAATCTTTGTTGTATCGGTGTTCACAAGATCAACCAGACCAACTGAAATATCCCATTGTCTGGAAAAGTTACTCAGACTGTTTGGATTCAACGATAGAAAAGCAAGGGATTTTTCAATCACTGTGATTTTGGTTTTGAGATTTTTCCCATTGATGATGAACGAAATAGATCGAATTCGAGTTTCGCAAACATTGAGAGGTGTGGATATATCCCAAGGTGGAATTATAAAGAGATTATCGAGTTTGACATCGATAATCATACCAGTTGTCGTTTCGACTATTAACAGAGCAGAACAACTTGCATTGGCAATGGATGCCAGAAGATATGGTTTGTTCGAAAAAACGAGTAGTTATTATGACATAAAATTGAAAACCGCCGATGTTCTAATTATTATTCTGTCAACGTTACTGATTTGTTTTGCGTTGATATTTCGATTGATTCGTTGAGTCAAGATATGAGAAAATTAATTTGGGAGGTGTTATTGTGCGAAAGATGTTTCTTGTATTGTTAATTGTCATAGGAATATCGATCTTGGGAGCACCGAAGAAAGTGGCATATGTCATCAATGGCTCTTTGGGTGATCAGTCTTTTTATGATTCTGGATATGCTGGAATTCAACAATTAGAAAAAGATTTTGGTGCCCAGACAAGGGTAATCGAGTGCAATTTCGATCCATCACTGTATTATCCGAGTTTGACAACTGCGGCTCAGTGGGCAGATGTGATATTTGTTATCTCATACGGTTTTGAGGAAGAATTGAAAGAGATCGCCATGAAATTCCCAAATAAGGTATGGGTTAATATCGACACGGTTGTCCAAGACGAGAAAGGTATTATTTCAAGTGTTGATTACAGAGAAGAAGAAGGGGCATTTCTTGCAGGTGCAGTAGCTGCGATGGTGACGACCATGACACAACTGCCTGGTATAAACCCGCAGAAGATCATAGGCGCAGTAGGTGGAGACGATGATATAGTCATAAGATCTTTTGTCTACGGTTATGAACAGGGTGCAAAGTACATCGACCCAGAAGTTCAGATCAAAGTTATATACGTGGGTACTTGGGATGATCCAGCCAAAGGTAAGCAAGCGGCACTTCAATTGTATGCCCAAGGGGCCGATGTGGTCTTTCAAATCGCTGCTCTGACTGGTTTTGGTGTTTTGCAAGCTGCACAAGAAGTTGGCAAGTATGCTATAGGGGTTGATTCAAATCAAAATCCATTGGTTCCTGGTCATGTCATAACGAGTGATTTGAAAGAAGTCGGTAAATCCATTTACAGAATATTCAAAATGATTTTGGATGGAACATTTGAAAAAGGCAAGATATACAGTTTTGGTGTCAAGGAAGAGGCTGTAGGTTTGGCAGTGGATGAATACACCAGGAAAATCCTTCCACAGGAAGTAGTGGAAAAAATATTGAAATTACAGGAAATGGTAGCTAATGGCACAATATTAGTCAAACCATACGTACCATGATCTGTGGAGGTTTGTAGTTTGGTATATATTCAGATGAAGAAAATATACAAGATTTATCCACCAAATGTAGTTGCACTCAATCGAGTGGATCTCTCACTCGAAAAAGGGGAGATCCACTCGATCATTGG
The DNA window shown above is from Thermotoga profunda AZM34c06 and carries:
- a CDS encoding flagellar biosynthesis anti-sigma factor FlgM; the protein is MQEIGKVGGPVPFQQPSSVEKTEKKTKSESLASTERSGTFINIAELIKGAKEAPEVREKFVEEIKKAIEQNIYNIDPERVAKHILREL
- a CDS encoding energy-coupling factor transporter transmembrane component T family protein gives rise to the protein MRENFSGGVVSLYRNIGRYVENDSFIHKSTCLSKLLLILCTTLSVFITSNYFYFTILITMLWCLAILSKVRLSYFLRDIQSAWFLMLLAFLFQIIYGVNLHVLETAITNVLRIFSIIFVVSVFTRSTRPTEISHCLEKLLRLFGFNDRKARDFSITVILVLRFFPLMMNEIDRIRVSQTLRGVDISQGGIIKRLSSLTSIIIPVVVSTINRAEQLALAMDARRYGLFEKTSSYYDIKLKTADVLIIILSTLLICFALIFRLIR
- the flgL gene encoding flagellar hook-associated protein FlgL, giving the protein MRITDKMISDRVLNNIQGSIKRIAKLHDQLSSGKMVRYPSDNAVVATRAAKIESRLRELEQYKGNVDYAQNILQSYDASLQEVSSVYQRLRELIVQSANGVLTADQRQAISKEIQEIKDHLIQIANTQVGTDYVFGGYESNKAPVDEDGNIVLNPDSAKSRFVNVLGYKINYGLTVNDVFLTKSGVSVFKLIDMTVNALENNDQQMLAKGSLMSLDLLEDSVAKSLAQVGANQKMVEMVSSRIDDLDTFMNEYISNQIDTDLPKVLTDLSTQQAALTAALKSAANVLTATLVDFID
- a CDS encoding BMP family lipoprotein, with the translated sequence MFLVLLIVIGISILGAPKKVAYVINGSLGDQSFYDSGYAGIQQLEKDFGAQTRVIECNFDPSLYYPSLTTAAQWADVIFVISYGFEEELKEIAMKFPNKVWVNIDTVVQDEKGIISSVDYREEEGAFLAGAVAAMVTTMTQLPGINPQKIIGAVGGDDDIVIRSFVYGYEQGAKYIDPEVQIKVIYVGTWDDPAKGKQAALQLYAQGADVVFQIAALTGFGVLQAAQEVGKYAIGVDSNQNPLVPGHVITSDLKEVGKSIYRIFKMILDGTFEKGKIYSFGVKEEAVGLAVDEYTRKILPQEVVEKILKLQEMVANGTILVKPYVP
- the flgK gene encoding flagellar hook-associated protein FlgK, with translation MANLSLFGSLNTALLGIYTHKLAMNVVGHNIANASTEGYSRQRPIIVTTPPLTLQFSNILTIGTGSQVKDIQRVRDLFLDLQYRQVTNRYTYFDTTYSNLHYIEQLLTGSSESGITSLYDYFMSTAEEIITDPTNVAAKREFVTSAQQMVTNIKDFYLRLQQLREDINNEISQTVDKVNSLVANLAKINEQVRIATALKSTPNDLLDERDRILDELSQYANISHYETKDGQTILMFGDQVVLSGSVQTEIRALERPYAKGFYELFVGNSRVTVADGKIKALLDLRDNTIVKYMSYLDEFALTLSDKLNLIHREGFDSSGNITGLNLFNPITSTYSADDPAIYRILGSRKMMNGPIYYATGLTGYSDISQLENITFTSDGELTLFDGSNTTSVTVSNGSMVQDLILNLSSTWLSLNVGQHSSDGINTTYRLYFDSTINLRDALVIDNGNVLTRMGFKTKELQLLTISDLSKIESGNYTLSFQETLADGSKLTETLDLTIDGSTTLNDLVDQINSQLINIKAAITNNTLVLIPNSNLEFNIDRISITDEGGFLVQAQANKITYSALDVSETLENIFAGTTNFDPTMGFDLVINNTSIHVDPTVDTLQDFVTKINSASTGIVADLTPHGAFVLRAGRSYEFDLKSFNITGPQGLFEALGFIDTNNDPTNFNADWTTNYTLISRNEDFETVRDRLSLSELLTVDKRESYEPYFFVDQWSVSNALLSNAESLAVDIGKTLANTTWNAVSFLPTGESNTQIMNLISSSRYETLLADGKESFYEFMTGIIAELGVESETASNLKSNTELLRSEIDQSRESIKGVSLDEEMTNMIKYQHAFNAAARVITSIDEMIGRVIDNMGVVGR
- the flgN gene encoding flagellar export chaperone FlgN, producing MNELIDILSQEENLLLQINNILKEHEQAVISKNISQLSSTISNLEEMLHIFENIDEKRKDIFQNLKTTMNLPQDLSFYNFAKTTGGLLLEKLFKVTEQLNNMAFEIERLKQLSDFQLRYMDVLIKLLNPQESPTYNEKASLRKDASHRFEVES